The Castanea sativa cultivar Marrone di Chiusa Pesio chromosome 11, ASM4071231v1 genome contains a region encoding:
- the LOC142614887 gene encoding flavanone 3-dioxygenase 3-like — protein sequence MQGVVKSSNTSKLISAMTLTKLGLTHVPQRYVLPSSQRPNLDHIVHSSTSLPIIDLSNLQNPSLRSHTLDEIQMACKEVGFFQVINHGIPLSVMNDALDATTEFFNLPMEEKMVYLSDNVHEPVRYGTSLNHVRDECYFWRDFIKHYSHPISDWIHLWPSNPPTYKEKMGSYAKVVQVLQKQLMKVLLEILGLNPNYLQNEIEKGSQVLVANCYPECPEPDITLGMPPHSDYGSITILLQSSLGLQVMDHNKNWLSVPVVEGALIVQLGDQMEVMSNGKYKSVMHRAIVNSHKKRLSIASLHSLALEKKIGPAENLLDKEHPASYKEFSFKDYLDYISNNYILKGERFIDSMKKNP from the exons ATGCAAGGTGTGGTAAAGAGCTCAAATActtcaaaacttattagtgCTATGACACTTACCAAATTGGGTCTAACTCATGTGCCTCAACGCTATGTTCTTCCTTCCTCACAACGCCCAAACCTCGACCATATTGTTCACTCATCCACTTCTCTACCTATTATAGACCTTTCAAATTTACAAAATCCTTCTCTTAGGTCTCACACCCTTGATGAGATTCAAATGGCTTGTAAGGAAGTAGGGTTCTTTCAG GTGATCAATCATGGAATTCCTCTTTCTGTAATGAATGATGCCCTTGATGCTACTACAGAGTTCTTTAACTTGCCCATGGAGGAAAAAATGGTTTATTTATCTGATAATGTTCATGAGCCAGTCAGATATGGGACCAGTTTAAATCATGTTAGAGATGAATGTTACTTTTGGAGGGACTTCATTAAGCATTACTCCCATCCAATTTCAGATTGGATCCATCTATGGCCATCTAATCCTCCAACTTACAA GGAAAAGATGGGAAGCTATGCAAAGGTAGTGCAAGTTCTACAAAAGCAACTCATGAAAGTTCTCTTGGAAATCTTAGGGCTAAACCCTAATTACCtacaaaatgaaattgaaaaaggCTCCCAAGTCCTTGTGGCAAACTGTTATCCAGAATGTCCCGAACCAGATATCACATTAGGTATGCCACCTCACTCAGACTATGGCTCCATAACCATTTTACTTCAAAGCAGTCTAGGCCTTCAAGTCATGGATCACAATAAGAACTGGCTCTCAGTTCCTGTTGTTGAGGGAGCTCTTATAGTTCAGTTGGGAGACCAAATGGAAGTGATGAGCAATGGCAAGTACAAGAGTGTCATGCATCGAGCAATTGTTAACTCACATAAAAAGAGGTTGTCAATTGCAAGTCTTCACAGTTTGGCTTTAGAGAAGAAAATAGGGCCAGCTGAGAACCTCTTAGACAAAGAGCACCCAGCGTCCTATAAGGAATTTAGCTTCAAAGATTATCTGGATTACATCTCAAACAATTATATCTTGAAGGGTGAAAGGTTCATTGATTCAATGAAGAAGAATCCATGA